The proteins below come from a single Demetria terragena DSM 11295 genomic window:
- the paaA gene encoding 1,2-phenylacetyl-CoA epoxidase subunit PaaA has translation MYGNDFVDPDEPLNAAETMAPEEQDLGRRSTPADAGSFDALIAAEQRIEPRDEMPEEYRQTLIRQIAQHAHSEIIGMQPEGNWISRAPSLRRKAILMAKVQDEAGHGLYLYSAAETLGVDRSELLDKLHSGRQKYSSIFNYPTATWADAGAIGWLVDGAAIMNQVPLCRCSYGPYARAMVRVCKEESFHQRQGFEILWTLARGTDAQREMAQDAANRWWWPALMMFGPPDTGEAASGGHTAQSMAWGIKRFSNDDLRQRFIDMMVPQAQKLGLALPDPDLRWNEERGHWDFGDIDWDEFWRILKGDGPCNSQRLEHRVRAHEDGSWVREAATAYATKQHKLQESAA, from the coding sequence ATGTACGGTAACGACTTCGTGGACCCTGACGAGCCACTCAACGCGGCGGAGACCATGGCGCCGGAGGAGCAAGACCTCGGACGTCGTAGTACGCCCGCCGATGCGGGCTCGTTTGATGCGCTGATCGCCGCCGAGCAGCGCATTGAGCCACGTGATGAGATGCCCGAGGAATATCGGCAAACCCTGATCCGTCAAATTGCCCAGCATGCCCATTCGGAGATCATCGGCATGCAGCCGGAAGGCAACTGGATCAGTAGGGCGCCCTCGCTGCGTCGCAAGGCGATTCTCATGGCCAAGGTGCAGGACGAAGCGGGCCACGGGCTCTACCTCTACAGCGCGGCAGAAACTCTCGGCGTTGACCGCAGCGAGCTGCTCGACAAGTTGCATAGCGGCCGCCAGAAATACTCATCGATCTTTAACTATCCCACCGCGACCTGGGCCGACGCCGGTGCCATCGGGTGGCTCGTCGACGGCGCCGCGATCATGAATCAGGTACCGCTGTGCCGTTGTTCTTATGGCCCTTACGCTCGCGCGATGGTGCGTGTCTGCAAGGAAGAATCCTTCCACCAGCGGCAGGGCTTTGAGATCTTGTGGACCCTCGCCCGGGGTACGGATGCCCAGCGAGAAATGGCCCAGGACGCCGCGAATCGGTGGTGGTGGCCCGCGTTGATGATGTTTGGCCCACCCGACACCGGCGAGGCCGCCAGCGGTGGGCATACGGCACAGTCGATGGCCTGGGGGATCAAGAGATTTAGCAATGACGACCTGCGTCAACGGTTCATCGACATGATGGTTCCGCAGGCACAGAAACTCGGCCTCGCGCTGCCCGACCCTGATCTGCGGTGGAACGAAGAGCGCGGTCACTGGGATTTCGGCGATATCGACTGGGACGAGTTCTGGCGGATCCTCAAGGGCGACGGTCCCTGTAACAGTCAGCGACTGGAGCATCGAGTGCGTGCGCACGAGGACGGCAGTTGGGTTCGTGAGGCCGCGACGGCCTACGCCACCAAGCAACACAAACTGCAGGAGAGTGCGGCGTGA
- a CDS encoding FadR/GntR family transcriptional regulator, whose translation MSPTPAPLDENSARRAPRAWELVVEWVEQRILDGELAVGDLLPAERDLAAQLGVGRSAVREAVRTLQASGVVRSSVGAGAAGGTTITGVPDFALTRLLRLHVALGNFPAADVTEVRVSLERLSAQLGCAEVEVGELPGLREIVEAMDDDNLSIAEFNARDTEFHVALAELGQNRLVTDLTIAIRESMKLPIQRGLQGLEDWTVVRALLRQEHHAILAAMEAGDAAGAAELVESHIRSAYGRMPTLQDRSANPSRPNAAE comes from the coding sequence GTGAGCCCGACGCCAGCCCCGCTCGATGAGAACTCCGCACGGCGGGCCCCGCGCGCCTGGGAGTTGGTCGTGGAGTGGGTCGAGCAGCGCATCCTTGATGGTGAACTGGCGGTCGGCGACCTCCTCCCAGCCGAGCGAGACCTGGCCGCGCAGTTGGGTGTTGGGCGCTCGGCAGTGCGCGAGGCGGTCCGCACGTTGCAGGCGTCTGGCGTCGTGCGCAGCAGCGTGGGGGCAGGTGCCGCGGGCGGGACGACCATTACCGGGGTCCCGGACTTTGCGCTGACCAGGCTGCTTCGGCTGCATGTGGCGCTCGGCAACTTTCCAGCGGCCGATGTCACGGAGGTGCGGGTCAGCCTCGAGCGGCTATCTGCCCAACTTGGCTGTGCTGAGGTCGAGGTGGGTGAACTCCCTGGTCTGCGGGAGATCGTCGAGGCGATGGACGACGACAACCTTTCAATTGCCGAGTTCAATGCGCGCGACACCGAATTCCATGTGGCGCTTGCCGAGCTTGGTCAGAATCGACTCGTCACCGACCTGACCATCGCGATCCGTGAGTCGATGAAACTGCCCATTCAGCGCGGCCTGCAAGGTCTAGAGGACTGGACTGTGGTGCGGGCGCTGCTACGGCAAGAACATCACGCGATCCTGGCTGCCATGGAAGCCGGAGACGCAGCCGGGGCTGCGGAGTTGGTGGAATCCCATATCCGGTCGGCGTACGGCAGGATGCCAACGCTCCAGGATCGTTCGGCAAATCCTTCAAGGCCCAACGCCGCCGAGTAG
- a CDS encoding L-lactate permease, producing MTTSYRPDLAPIGDSLMLSALIATLPLLTIFITLGALRWKAHWSGVAALVVALVVAVLPFGMPLDLALLSGTQGAVFGLFPIMWIVFCAIVLYQVTVVSGRFEDLRATFHLISDDPRIQAIIIAFCFGGLLEALAGFGAPVAITGVMLMALGFAPLRAAAVVLLANTAPVAFGAVGTPIITAGKLTGIPYDEIGAYVGHQTPLIAAIVPLMLVFLVDGWRGVKQTWPVALAVGLTFAVAQWFAATYLTVELTDIVASLAGLAAAVLLLRFWQPTGKEEAHAKLSKEREKEFANTDGSSAGTAGSSHSTVLEMDERAADLTQRRIWMALLPYLLVIAVFASAKLITPVTDLLASTDIKIAWPGLDGEVLTQSGEVSTATIYTFQWLSSPGSLLLICSLVVAMIYRVSLGSWAKEFADSAVKLRFAFLTVASVLALAYVMNLSGQTITIGTWIAGTGAAFAFLSPILGWLGTAVTGSDTSANALFATLQQTAAEKAGLDPTLLVASNTSGGVVGKMISPQNLTIAATSVGLLGRESDIFRRVVLWSVALVIVMCLLVGLQSTVLSWMLP from the coding sequence ATGACGACGTCATACCGTCCCGACCTTGCGCCCATCGGCGATTCGCTCATGCTGTCGGCCCTGATCGCCACGCTGCCCTTGCTCACCATCTTCATCACCCTCGGCGCCTTGCGCTGGAAGGCGCACTGGTCGGGGGTCGCGGCGCTCGTCGTGGCGCTGGTCGTCGCCGTCCTGCCCTTCGGTATGCCGCTCGACCTCGCGCTGCTCAGCGGCACCCAAGGGGCGGTGTTCGGACTCTTCCCCATCATGTGGATCGTTTTCTGCGCGATCGTGCTTTACCAGGTCACGGTTGTCAGCGGCCGATTTGAGGATCTGCGCGCAACGTTCCACCTCATTTCGGACGACCCGCGCATCCAAGCGATCATCATTGCGTTCTGCTTCGGAGGACTGCTCGAGGCCCTCGCGGGATTCGGTGCACCGGTTGCTATCACCGGCGTCATGCTTATGGCGCTCGGCTTTGCCCCGCTGCGCGCCGCTGCCGTCGTCCTGCTCGCCAACACCGCGCCCGTGGCCTTTGGCGCGGTCGGCACACCCATCATCACCGCGGGCAAACTGACCGGAATCCCCTATGACGAGATCGGCGCGTACGTCGGCCACCAGACGCCGCTCATCGCGGCCATCGTGCCGCTCATGCTGGTCTTCCTCGTCGATGGCTGGCGCGGTGTCAAACAGACGTGGCCCGTCGCACTTGCGGTCGGTCTCACCTTCGCCGTCGCGCAGTGGTTCGCGGCGACATACCTCACCGTGGAACTCACCGACATCGTGGCCTCGCTTGCAGGCCTCGCAGCGGCCGTCCTGCTCCTGCGGTTCTGGCAGCCCACAGGCAAGGAAGAAGCGCACGCCAAGTTGAGTAAGGAACGGGAGAAGGAATTCGCCAACACCGACGGCTCCTCCGCAGGTACCGCAGGATCTTCCCACTCCACGGTCCTGGAGATGGACGAGCGAGCTGCCGACCTGACACAGCGGCGTATCTGGATGGCACTGCTGCCTTATCTTCTGGTCATCGCGGTGTTTGCCAGCGCCAAGCTGATCACGCCCGTCACGGACCTGCTCGCCAGCACCGACATCAAGATTGCCTGGCCAGGACTTGACGGCGAAGTCCTCACGCAGAGCGGCGAGGTCAGCACCGCCACCATTTACACCTTCCAGTGGCTGTCCTCGCCGGGCAGCCTGCTGCTGATCTGCTCGCTTGTCGTCGCCATGATCTACCGCGTCTCGCTCGGTTCGTGGGCGAAGGAATTCGCCGACAGCGCAGTCAAATTGCGCTTCGCGTTCCTGACGGTGGCCTCAGTCTTGGCCCTGGCCTATGTCATGAACCTCTCCGGTCAGACCATCACCATCGGCACCTGGATCGCCGGCACGGGCGCGGCGTTCGCCTTCCTGTCACCCATCCTGGGCTGGCTGGGGACGGCCGTCACCGGATCCGACACCAGCGCCAACGCTCTCTTCGCCACTCTGCAACAAACAGCAGCTGAAAAGGCAGGGCTAGACCCGACCCTGCTCGTCGCAAGCAACACCAGCGGTGGTGTTGTCGGCAAAATGATCAGCCCGCAGAACCTCACTATTGCCGCGACCTCGGTCGGCCTCCTGGGACGAGAATCCGACATCTTCCGGCGGGTGGTGCTGTGGAGTGTCGCCCTCGTCATCGTCATGTGCCTGCTGGTCGGACTGCAAAGCACGGTCCTGTCCTGGATGCTGCCGTGA
- a CDS encoding AzlC family ABC transporter permease, producing the protein MSDTHQSPHATPDRRRAVWRQGLSVAIATGAYGISFGALGIASGLDIPQTLVLSLLLFSGGSQFALAGVLGAGGTGVAAVATSSLLGIRNGLYGLQVSRLLAARGWRRLLAAHLTIDESTAVAIGQPEREMSRLGFWVTGGGVFIGWNLTTLAGALLGSTLGEPEAYGLDAAAVAAFCALLWPRLSDTTTRLVAVAAAGIALGLSPATPAGVPVLAGAMAALVVGAIPRRSRPSNAAGAA; encoded by the coding sequence GTGAGCGATACACACCAGTCGCCCCACGCCACCCCAGACCGGCGACGTGCGGTCTGGCGCCAGGGTCTATCGGTCGCCATCGCCACGGGTGCGTACGGCATCAGTTTTGGCGCACTCGGCATCGCCTCCGGGCTCGACATCCCGCAAACCCTGGTGCTGTCCTTGCTGCTGTTCAGTGGTGGGTCGCAGTTCGCACTCGCCGGAGTCCTGGGTGCCGGCGGGACAGGGGTTGCAGCTGTCGCCACCTCGAGTCTGCTCGGAATCCGCAACGGGCTGTACGGACTTCAAGTCAGCCGTCTGCTCGCCGCCCGCGGTTGGCGACGGCTGCTCGCCGCACACCTGACCATCGACGAATCCACGGCAGTCGCCATCGGTCAGCCCGAACGCGAGATGTCTCGGCTGGGGTTCTGGGTGACCGGCGGCGGGGTGTTCATCGGCTGGAATCTCACCACGCTTGCGGGGGCCCTGCTGGGGTCGACATTGGGTGAGCCAGAGGCGTACGGGCTCGATGCAGCCGCGGTCGCGGCATTCTGCGCGTTGCTGTGGCCCCGACTCAGCGACACCACGACGCGTTTGGTCGCGGTGGCCGCCGCCGGAATCGCCTTAGGGCTCTCTCCCGCAACCCCCGCCGGCGTACCCGTGCTGGCCGGGGCGATGGCCGCTCTGGTCGTCGGAGCAATCCCGCGGCGCTCTCGGCCATCGAATGCCGCAGGTGCGGCATGA
- a CDS encoding GNAT family N-acetyltransferase: MTTSPTPDVAVRTARAADADGMGAVQAHAWRDGLADTLPAPVLEQFDATTFAETWRSSLTEPPTPTHRALVATDAGTIVGLTAVGPTDEPTVGELLLLCVSPESRRIGHGSRLLNAAVDTLRANDFRELVCWVPLPDEATQAFIREAGLAPDGAYRDRVIDDSLTLREIRLGATIDS, encoded by the coding sequence GTGACGACTTCCCCCACGCCTGATGTCGCCGTACGCACCGCTCGGGCCGCCGACGCCGACGGAATGGGCGCCGTGCAAGCCCACGCCTGGCGGGATGGACTAGCCGACACACTGCCAGCCCCGGTCCTCGAACAATTCGACGCGACGACCTTCGCCGAGACCTGGCGATCCTCCCTGACCGAGCCGCCAACACCTACACATCGCGCGCTGGTGGCGACCGACGCGGGCACGATCGTCGGGCTCACCGCCGTTGGCCCCACGGACGAGCCGACGGTTGGCGAACTGCTCCTGCTCTGCGTCTCCCCCGAGTCTCGGCGCATCGGCCATGGTTCTCGCCTGCTCAACGCGGCCGTGGATACCTTGCGCGCCAACGACTTTCGTGAATTGGTGTGCTGGGTTCCCCTCCCGGACGAGGCCACCCAAGCCTTCATCCGCGAGGCCGGGCTTGCACCCGATGGGGCCTACCGCGACCGGGTGATCGACGACTCATTGACCCTGCGGGAGATCCGTTTGGGTGCGACGATCGACTCGTGA
- a CDS encoding (Fe-S)-binding protein: protein MTASSAVAVQRVALFATCFNDTMFPEAPKATVRLLERLGISVEFPLEQTCCGQMFTNTGYADEAIPLVRSFVKTFGPYDAIVAPSGSCVGSVREQYASLATRAGDAGLSRDVDQLAPRVYELSEFLVNVLGRTDVGAYFPHRTTYHPTCHSLRMLRVGDRPQQLLSAVRGITLVDLPQAAECCGFGGTFAMKNADVSVAMGSDKVRHVRETQAEVLVAGDNSCLAHIGGLLGRQRAGVRTLHLAEVLASTEEDPA, encoded by the coding sequence GTGACCGCTTCGAGCGCCGTCGCGGTGCAACGGGTGGCCCTGTTCGCGACCTGCTTCAACGACACGATGTTTCCGGAGGCACCTAAGGCCACCGTGCGGCTGTTGGAGCGCCTTGGCATCTCGGTGGAGTTCCCACTGGAGCAGACCTGCTGTGGGCAGATGTTCACCAACACCGGCTACGCCGATGAGGCCATCCCGTTGGTGCGCTCCTTCGTGAAGACCTTCGGTCCCTACGACGCCATCGTGGCGCCGTCCGGGTCGTGCGTCGGGTCCGTGCGAGAGCAGTACGCCTCCCTCGCCACGCGTGCCGGCGACGCCGGGCTCAGCCGCGACGTCGACCAGCTCGCGCCACGGGTGTACGAGCTTTCTGAGTTCCTCGTCAATGTCCTCGGGCGCACCGATGTCGGCGCCTACTTCCCGCACCGGACGACCTACCACCCGACGTGTCACAGCCTGCGCATGCTGCGCGTGGGTGATCGGCCGCAACAACTTCTCTCGGCCGTTCGCGGTATCACGCTGGTCGATCTCCCCCAAGCCGCTGAGTGCTGCGGATTCGGAGGTACCTTCGCGATGAAAAATGCCGACGTCTCCGTGGCGATGGGCTCGGACAAGGTTCGTCATGTCCGCGAAACCCAGGCCGAGGTGCTCGTGGCTGGCGACAACTCCTGCCTCGCGCACATCGGTGGTCTGCTCGGCAGGCAGCGCGCGGGGGTACGCACCCTGCACCTGGCCGAAGTGCTCGCCTCGACCGAGGAGGACCCGGCGTGA
- a CDS encoding LutB/LldF family L-lactate oxidation iron-sulfur protein: MPKFPSMARDGLANTQQRRNLQHATHTIRSKRATVVDEVPDWEELRVRGAAVKDQVLAHLDDYLVQLEASLTASGATVHWARDADEANRIVRDLVQAKEVDELVKVKSMATQEIELNEALEEVGISAWETDLAELIVQLGHDRPSHILVPAIHRNRSEIRDIFREEMGAVGTPAPDGLTDEPTDLAEAARRHLREKFLRAKVAVSGANFAVADTGTLVVLESEGNGRMCLTLPETLISVVGIEKVVPTWEDLDVFMQLLPRSSTGERMNPYTSMWTGTTEGDGPQEVHVVLLDNGRTSVLADEVGRQALRCIRCSACLNVCPVYERAGGHAYGSVYPGPIGAILTPQLRGTSSPLDQSLPYASSLCGACFDVCPVRIQIPELLVHLRTQVVDEHRGGRPSAEGVAMRTASWMFADHRRYEKAQRASTMSSKLLGERTTLGRLPWPASSWSGARDAPAPPRETFRQWWVRTHGSESR; this comes from the coding sequence ATGCCGAAGTTCCCGTCGATGGCACGTGATGGCCTAGCCAACACTCAACAGCGTCGGAACTTGCAGCACGCCACACACACCATCCGGTCCAAACGCGCCACGGTCGTCGATGAAGTGCCCGACTGGGAAGAGCTGCGAGTGCGCGGTGCAGCCGTCAAGGACCAGGTCCTTGCCCACCTGGACGACTACCTGGTCCAGCTGGAGGCGAGCCTCACGGCAAGCGGGGCGACCGTGCACTGGGCCCGCGACGCTGACGAGGCGAATCGCATCGTGCGCGACCTCGTTCAGGCGAAGGAGGTCGATGAACTGGTCAAAGTGAAGTCGATGGCTACCCAGGAGATCGAGCTCAACGAGGCGCTCGAAGAAGTCGGTATCAGTGCGTGGGAGACCGACCTTGCCGAACTCATTGTGCAACTTGGCCACGATCGCCCCTCGCACATCTTGGTGCCAGCGATTCACCGCAATCGCAGCGAGATTCGCGACATCTTCCGCGAAGAGATGGGGGCAGTCGGCACGCCTGCCCCCGACGGGCTCACCGACGAACCGACCGATCTGGCCGAGGCCGCGCGCCGCCACCTGCGCGAGAAGTTTCTCCGGGCCAAAGTCGCGGTTTCCGGGGCGAATTTTGCCGTCGCCGATACCGGCACGCTCGTGGTCTTGGAGTCAGAGGGCAACGGCCGAATGTGCCTCACGCTCCCAGAGACACTGATCTCTGTCGTCGGCATCGAAAAGGTCGTACCAACCTGGGAGGACCTCGACGTTTTTATGCAGCTCCTCCCGCGGTCCAGCACTGGTGAACGGATGAACCCCTACACCTCGATGTGGACCGGAACCACCGAAGGAGACGGCCCGCAGGAGGTGCACGTCGTCCTGCTCGACAACGGCCGGACCTCGGTGCTGGCCGACGAGGTCGGTCGCCAGGCGCTGCGCTGCATCCGGTGTTCGGCCTGCCTCAACGTATGCCCGGTCTATGAGCGCGCGGGCGGGCACGCCTACGGATCGGTCTATCCAGGACCGATCGGCGCCATTCTCACCCCACAACTGCGCGGAACGTCCTCACCACTGGACCAATCACTGCCTTATGCCTCCAGCCTGTGCGGCGCCTGCTTCGATGTCTGCCCGGTGCGCATCCAGATCCCTGAGTTGCTGGTCCACCTGCGCACCCAGGTTGTCGACGAACATCGTGGCGGTCGACCGAGCGCCGAGGGCGTGGCGATGCGTACCGCGTCCTGGATGTTTGCTGATCATCGGCGCTACGAGAAGGCCCAGCGCGCCTCCACGATGTCGAGCAAATTGCTCGGCGAGCGGACCACCCTCGGCCGATTGCCATGGCCAGCTTCATCCTGG
- the paaC gene encoding 1,2-phenylacetyl-CoA epoxidase subunit PaaC yields the protein MTTPVEPPTPVEPPTPVEPVEPVETHAHYCLNLGDDALIYAQRLGGWISRAPQIEEDMALGNIGLDLLGQARALLTRSGELDGTQRSEDDLAYFRDERQFRNLHLVEQDQFEIAGDAQGFGFEMARLLTFSTYQCHLYAALTSSTDQVIAGVARKALKEVTYHRDHARQWVLRLGDGTDESHRRMQASIQAVSPYVAEIFDDDAVSVAASESGAGVLPSSLREAVVSEVNDLIGKATLTVPETPRWRSRGGRDGVHSSVMGYLLAEMQHIARSHPGATW from the coding sequence GTGACCACGCCGGTTGAGCCGCCAACGCCGGTCGAGCCGCCAACGCCGGTCGAGCCTGTCGAGCCTGTCGAGACCCACGCCCATTACTGCCTGAACTTGGGTGATGACGCGCTCATCTACGCTCAACGACTCGGCGGATGGATCTCGCGAGCACCTCAGATCGAGGAAGACATGGCATTGGGGAACATCGGCCTCGACTTGCTCGGTCAGGCGCGCGCCCTGCTGACCCGGTCCGGTGAACTTGATGGCACCCAGCGCTCTGAGGACGACCTCGCCTACTTCCGCGACGAACGACAGTTCCGGAATCTACATCTGGTCGAGCAGGACCAGTTTGAGATTGCCGGTGATGCGCAAGGTTTCGGCTTCGAGATGGCTCGACTGCTGACCTTCTCGACCTACCAATGTCACCTATATGCCGCGCTGACCTCATCGACCGACCAGGTCATTGCCGGTGTGGCGCGTAAGGCCCTGAAGGAGGTCACCTACCACCGGGATCACGCCCGGCAATGGGTACTGCGCTTGGGCGACGGAACTGACGAATCCCACCGGCGGATGCAGGCATCCATACAAGCCGTATCGCCTTATGTAGCAGAGATTTTCGATGACGACGCAGTGTCGGTCGCGGCGAGCGAGTCGGGTGCTGGCGTCCTGCCCTCGTCGCTGCGCGAAGCGGTCGTGAGCGAAGTCAATGATCTGATCGGGAAGGCAACCCTGACGGTGCCTGAGACGCCCCGCTGGCGGTCCCGGGGCGGCCGGGACGGCGTGCATTCGTCAGTGATGGGCTACTTGCTCGCGGAGATGCAGCACATTGCCCGTTCCCACCCGGGAGCCACGTGGTGA
- a CDS encoding AzlD domain-containing protein has translation MSTWTTVLLACGLAYALKLAGFLVPANLLDGPVISRMVRLLPVALLAALIAVQAFAGDGGALVVDARAAGLGVAIIALALRAPFLIVVIAAAATAAALRAFGIG, from the coding sequence ATGAGCACCTGGACCACGGTCCTACTCGCCTGCGGATTGGCCTACGCACTCAAGCTGGCGGGATTCCTGGTGCCCGCGAACCTGCTCGATGGCCCGGTCATTTCCCGGATGGTGCGACTGCTTCCCGTGGCCCTTCTTGCGGCCCTCATCGCCGTCCAGGCGTTCGCTGGCGACGGGGGCGCGCTCGTCGTCGATGCGCGGGCCGCGGGCCTCGGCGTCGCGATCATCGCACTCGCCCTGCGGGCGCCCTTCCTGATCGTTGTCATTGCGGCAGCGGCCACGGCAGCCGCATTGCGCGCCTTCGGGATCGGTTGA
- the paaB gene encoding 1,2-phenylacetyl-CoA epoxidase subunit PaaB, with translation MSEQSWPLWEVFVRAKRGLSHVHAGSLHAPDAQMALRNARDVYTRRQEGVSIWVIPAESITASSPDERDSFFDPAADKVYRHPTFYDVPDDVEYL, from the coding sequence GTGAGTGAGCAGAGCTGGCCCCTCTGGGAGGTGTTTGTTCGCGCCAAGCGCGGTCTGTCACATGTCCACGCCGGATCGCTGCACGCACCTGATGCGCAGATGGCGCTCCGCAACGCTCGCGATGTCTACACCCGTCGCCAAGAGGGCGTCTCGATCTGGGTCATCCCGGCCGAATCGATCACCGCCAGCAGCCCTGACGAACGCGACTCGTTCTTCGACCCGGCCGCCGACAAGGTCTATCGGCACCCGACGTTCTATGACGTCCCTGATGACGTGGAGTACCTGTGA